AAAACCATATGATTTTCCGGTTGTGGGAGTAACGGCATATAGTGTGGGCGGAACACCGGCAGACTGTGTGAAAGTGGCATTGGGCTGTCTGATGGAAGAAAAACCGGATGTTGTATTTTCCGGCATCAATGCAGGTTATAATGTCGGACGTGATATTTTATATTCAGGTACGATCGGGGCAGCAATGGAGGCTCTCTGCGGCGGAGTCCCTGCGATTGCATTTTCGGTTGCAGAGGAAGATGAGTGCGAGGTTTTAGATGCGTATTTAGAATCGGTCGCAAAAGAGCTGATTGCTAAAAAGCTGCCGGAAAATGAGATCTGGAATGTAAATTTTCCGGGATGCACATTAGCAGAATACAAAGGAATCCTGTGGAATCGTATCCCGGATCAGAACCAGTATTACAGGGATAACTATAAGCGGATGGACAGACCGGATGGAAGCATTATCTTTTCTGCCGCAGGACTCCCGGAAACAGAAGCAGCGGATGGAACAGATGCCGGAGCGGTTCTTTCGAATTACATATCAGTTGGAACGATTAAGAACATGATGATTTAAAAAGATGCTGTTTGTTGCAGGCATTAAAATACGAGTATCCCGCCAAATGATGGTTTGTTTATGAAATAAATCGCCCGTCCAAATGGTGTTTCATAGGCTTGTGAATGGCATCTTGCGCAAAGCCGAAGTAATTTTTGTTCCGTTGTACGAAAATAAGAAAAGTCTAAGTGTGTCTGAGTTAGATTTTCGCGAAGTGACGTGAACGGCAACAACGAGTCATCCATGACTCGATGCTGCCTTGTTCTGCCATCCATGGCAGAACATCACTGTGTAACTACAGACACACTAAGATTTTCTAATTTTCTCCCAAAGTCACAAAATCAGCTTCGGCTTTGCGCAAGATGCCAGCTGTCAGGTTGTGAACACCATTTGAGTGGGCGGTTCATCTCAAAAATGGGGCGTAGGTATGGATTTTTGAGATTCGCACGAATGGAAATATGCTTAAAATCCTAATGTGCTGTATCACTAATATTCAGCCTGATGACTTCCCAGAATTTTTATATGCTACATTATATTATAAGAATCGTTTCGTAAATTGTCCGATCAATAACACAAAATATTTTTTCAAATGTGTATGGCAATAAACATGAGCATAGTTGGATACATTGAAGTTTTTGCCAACGTTATCAAACAAATAATAAACCATTGAATATAGTTATTTGGAAATATCTTTTTAATCAGATTCAGACACAAAACACTAAAAATTTACGCACCCCCAAGGTTGTAAAATGAGTTCCCCAGCTAAGGGTGGTTCACAACCTTGCGGCTGGCAAATCGCATCAAGCCGAGACTTGTTTTGTGACTTTGGAAGAAAATTAGAAACTCTTAGGATGCCTGTCCGTAACACAGTGTTGTGCTGCCATGGACGGCAGCACAAGTCCTAATGTGCCCGGACGGCACATTTAGGACGCACACGTCACTCCGCCCCAACCTGAATCAGGCATGCTTAGAGTTTCTTATTTTCGGACAACGGAAACAAAACAGTCCCGGCTTGATGCAATTTGCCACTCACAAAACTGCGACGCCACCCTTAGCCGGGGAACTCATAGCCCAACAAACCATCATGTGTAGGACAGCTCGAAAAATTGCAGCCA
The Roseburia rectibacter DNA segment above includes these coding regions:
- the surE gene encoding 5'/3'-nucleotidase SurE; the protein is MRILVVNDDGIKAPGIHRLAKMAAGLGEVWVVAPDAQCSAMSQRITVRGDLEVKPYDFPVVGVTAYSVGGTPADCVKVALGCLMEEKPDVVFSGINAGYNVGRDILYSGTIGAAMEALCGGVPAIAFSVAEEDECEVLDAYLESVAKELIAKKLPENEIWNVNFPGCTLAEYKGILWNRIPDQNQYYRDNYKRMDRPDGSIIFSAAGLPETEAADGTDAGAVLSNYISVGTIKNMMI